Proteins encoded in a region of the Vicia villosa cultivar HV-30 ecotype Madison, WI linkage group LG5, Vvil1.0, whole genome shotgun sequence genome:
- the LOC131603940 gene encoding TPR repeat-containing thioredoxin TDX isoform X1, which translates to MDIGKVGELKEFIEACKSNPSLLHTPSLSFFKSYLLSLGANIPPQPKTVHLPFIINYPFSLIYCKQLVTRHFYCMQEPVVDDDHDIIESDIELDNTDVVKPDNDPPQKMGDPSAQVTEDQRDAAQLAKSKALDALSQGYFDQALDLLTEAILLNPHSAILYATRASVFIKMKKPNAAIRDADTALKINPDSAKGYKIRGLSRAMLGLWRESLSDLRVASGIDYDEEIGVALKKIEPNVHKIEEHRKKYERLRKQKEQKRTKPKKQPQDEAQDKDALSALKEGKVIGIHSVGELETKLSAASKTSRLAILYFTATWCGPCRHISPVYTSLAEKYRRVVFFKVDIDEAVDVAARWNISSVPTFFFVKNGKEVDSVVGADKNTLERKIAQHAGSL; encoded by the exons ATGGATATTGGGAAAGTAGGTGAGCTCAAAGAATTCATAGAAGCATGCAAGTCAAATCCTTCTCTTCTTCACACTCCTTCCCTTTCATTCTTCAAATCTTATCTTCTCAGCTTGGGTGCCAACATCCCTCCACAACCCAAAACGGTACATCTTCCCTTTATAATTAATTACCCATTTTCACTTATTTACTGCAAACAGTTAGTTACACGACACTTCTATTGCATGCAGGAACCTGTTGTTGATGATGATCATGACATTATAGAATCTGATATTGAGTTGGATAACACTGATGTTGTTAAACCTGATAATGACCCTCCTCAAAAG ATGGGAGATCCTTCTGCTCAAGTAACGGAAGACCAGAGAGATGCTGCTCAACTAGCAAAATCAAAAGCACTTGATGCTTTATCACAAG gtTATTTCGATCAAGCTCTAGATTTACTCACAGAAGCCATTTTGTTGAATCCGCATTCAGCCATACTTTATGCCACCAGAG CTAGCGTGTTTATCAAGATGAAGAAACCAAATGCTGCTATTCGTGATGCTGACACTGCCTTGAAG ATTAATCCAGACTCAGCGAAAGGATATAAAATACGGGGATTGTCAAGGGCTATGTTGGGACTCTGGAGAGAATCACTCAGCGATCTTCGCGTGGCTTCAGGGATAGACTACGACGAAGAGATTGGGGTGGCGCTTAAAAAG ATTGAGCCTAATGTCCACAAAATTGAGGAGCATAGAAAAAAATATGAACGCCTGCGGAAGCAGAAGGAGCAGAAAAGAACTAAACCAAAGAAGCAACCACAAGATGAAGCTCAA GATAAAGACGCATTGTCTGCTTTAAAAGAGG GAAAAGTGATTGGTATTCACTCTGTTGGTGAACTGGAAACAAAGTTGAGCGCTGCGTCAAAGACATCTCGCTTGGCAATCCTGTACTTCACTGCAACATGGTGTGGTCCTTGTCGCCACATTTCACCAGTTTATACTAGCTTGGCTGAGAAGTATCGGAGAGTGGTTTTTTTTAAAGTTGATATAGATGAAGCAGTGGACGTTGCTGCACGCTGGAATATTAGCAGCGTTCCAACATTTTTCTTTGTAAAAAATGGCAAAGAAGTCGACAGTGTGGTGGGGGCTGACAAAAATACACTTGAAAGGAAGATTGCTCAACATGCTGGCTCTCTTTAA
- the LOC131603940 gene encoding TPR repeat-containing thioredoxin TDX isoform X2: protein MDIGKVGELKEFIEACKSNPSLLHTPSLSFFKSYLLSLGANIPPQPKTEPVVDDDHDIIESDIELDNTDVVKPDNDPPQKMGDPSAQVTEDQRDAAQLAKSKALDALSQGYFDQALDLLTEAILLNPHSAILYATRASVFIKMKKPNAAIRDADTALKINPDSAKGYKIRGLSRAMLGLWRESLSDLRVASGIDYDEEIGVALKKIEPNVHKIEEHRKKYERLRKQKEQKRTKPKKQPQDEAQDKDALSALKEGKVIGIHSVGELETKLSAASKTSRLAILYFTATWCGPCRHISPVYTSLAEKYRRVVFFKVDIDEAVDVAARWNISSVPTFFFVKNGKEVDSVVGADKNTLERKIAQHAGSL, encoded by the exons ATGGATATTGGGAAAGTAGGTGAGCTCAAAGAATTCATAGAAGCATGCAAGTCAAATCCTTCTCTTCTTCACACTCCTTCCCTTTCATTCTTCAAATCTTATCTTCTCAGCTTGGGTGCCAACATCCCTCCACAACCCAAAACG GAACCTGTTGTTGATGATGATCATGACATTATAGAATCTGATATTGAGTTGGATAACACTGATGTTGTTAAACCTGATAATGACCCTCCTCAAAAG ATGGGAGATCCTTCTGCTCAAGTAACGGAAGACCAGAGAGATGCTGCTCAACTAGCAAAATCAAAAGCACTTGATGCTTTATCACAAG gtTATTTCGATCAAGCTCTAGATTTACTCACAGAAGCCATTTTGTTGAATCCGCATTCAGCCATACTTTATGCCACCAGAG CTAGCGTGTTTATCAAGATGAAGAAACCAAATGCTGCTATTCGTGATGCTGACACTGCCTTGAAG ATTAATCCAGACTCAGCGAAAGGATATAAAATACGGGGATTGTCAAGGGCTATGTTGGGACTCTGGAGAGAATCACTCAGCGATCTTCGCGTGGCTTCAGGGATAGACTACGACGAAGAGATTGGGGTGGCGCTTAAAAAG ATTGAGCCTAATGTCCACAAAATTGAGGAGCATAGAAAAAAATATGAACGCCTGCGGAAGCAGAAGGAGCAGAAAAGAACTAAACCAAAGAAGCAACCACAAGATGAAGCTCAA GATAAAGACGCATTGTCTGCTTTAAAAGAGG GAAAAGTGATTGGTATTCACTCTGTTGGTGAACTGGAAACAAAGTTGAGCGCTGCGTCAAAGACATCTCGCTTGGCAATCCTGTACTTCACTGCAACATGGTGTGGTCCTTGTCGCCACATTTCACCAGTTTATACTAGCTTGGCTGAGAAGTATCGGAGAGTGGTTTTTTTTAAAGTTGATATAGATGAAGCAGTGGACGTTGCTGCACGCTGGAATATTAGCAGCGTTCCAACATTTTTCTTTGTAAAAAATGGCAAAGAAGTCGACAGTGTGGTGGGGGCTGACAAAAATACACTTGAAAGGAAGATTGCTCAACATGCTGGCTCTCTTTAA